The genomic interval AGGAAGATAATACAGGATGTCTTCCGCGGTCTTTATCCCTAATGCGGCAAGGTCGTCGCTCTTCTTTGGGCCGACCCCCTTAAAATACCGTACAGGTGTATCCAAACTATTTTTCTCTTGCATCTATCCTTAACCTATGTTATCATCCATTCCAAAATGGAGTAAAAATAATGTCAAAAATATGCGAAGTATGCGGCAAAAAACCTGTTGCGGGCAGAACCATCGTCCGTCGCGGTATGTCCAAGCAGAAGGGCGGAGTAGGCTTGAAGATCACCGGCATCACGGCCCGCAGGTTCCTTCCAAACCTGAAGAACGTCCGCG from Candidatus Omnitrophota bacterium carries:
- the rpmB gene encoding 50S ribosomal protein L28 → MSKICEVCGKKPVAGRTIVRRGMSKQKGGVGLKITGITARRFLPNLKNVRAIVNGTPKRITVCVKCLKAGKVVKSVKF